Proteins encoded in a region of the Neoarius graeffei isolate fNeoGra1 chromosome 3, fNeoGra1.pri, whole genome shotgun sequence genome:
- the pln gene encoding cardiac phospholamban — MEKVQHMTRAAIRRASTMEVPQQAKQNMQNLFVNFCLILICLLLIYIIVLLISFHV, encoded by the exons ATGGAGAAGGTGCAGCACATGACCCGTGCGGCCATCAGGAGGGCATCCACCATGGAGGTTCCACAGCAGGCCAAGCAGAACATGCAGAACCTCTTCGTCAACTTCTGCCTCATCCTCATCTGCCTGCTGCTCATCTACATCATCGTCTTGCTAAT CTCTTTCCACGTGTGA